In one window of Mytilus galloprovincialis chromosome 6, xbMytGall1.hap1.1, whole genome shotgun sequence DNA:
- the LOC143079151 gene encoding uncharacterized protein LOC143079151, translating into MFIMKSILLIVITIVQYTESLQTVKRQGIFGLCQGWGAGCAMDFRSPILPQKTIQQKLYQPIPKSKPDVSFRPHSFFFTSGESWNPIGKRTAWFTDIPFLRNPLLKYPSVQKLPVRNPLSLRYPLVYRSSLAKFFPRNFVVE; encoded by the exons ATGTTTATCATGAAAAGTATACTGCTGATAGTGataacaattgtacaatataccgAATCATTACAAACTGTAAAACGGCAAGGAATATTTGGACTATGCCAAGGATGGGGAGCAGGATGTGCAATGGATTTTCGCTCACCGATTTTACCTCAAAAAACAATTCAACAAAAGCTTTACCAACCCATTCCTAAATCTAAACCGGATGTTAgttttagaccacattcatttttcTTCACATCAG GCGAGTCGTGGAATCCTATTGGAAAACGCACTGCCTGGTTTACAGATATACCATTTTTAAGAAATCCTTTATTAAAGTACCCATCTGTACAGAAGCTTCCAG TCAGGAATCCATTATCATTGCGTTATCCACTTGTATACCGCTCATCATTAGCGAAGTTTTTCCCAAGAAACTTTGTGGTAGAGTGA